Proteins encoded within one genomic window of Lysinibacillus sphaericus:
- the ald gene encoding alanine dehydrogenase, with protein sequence MKIGIPKEIKNNENRVAMTPAGVVSLTHAGHEVYIETGAGIGSSFTDADYVAAGAHIVASAKEAWAQEMILKVKEPVASEYDYFYEGQILFTYLHLAPERELTQALIDKKVVGIAYETVQLANGSLPLLTPMSEVAGKMATQIGAQYLEKNHGGKGILLGGVSGVQRGKVTVIGGGIAGTNAAKIAVGMGADVTVIDLSPERLRQLEDMFGRDVQTLMSNPYNIAESVKHSDLVVGAVLIPGAKAPKLVSEEMIQSMQPGSVVVDIAIDQGGIFATSDRVTTHDDPTYVKHGVVHYAVANMPGAVPRTSTIALTNNTIPYALQIANKGYKQACIDNPALKKGVNALEGHITYKAVAEAQGLPYVNVDELIQ encoded by the coding sequence ATGAAGATTGGTATTCCAAAGGAAATTAAAAACAACGAAAATCGCGTAGCAATGACACCAGCAGGAGTTGTATCCTTAACGCATGCTGGGCACGAAGTGTATATTGAAACAGGAGCTGGTATCGGTTCAAGTTTTACAGATGCAGATTACGTAGCAGCAGGTGCACATATCGTTGCATCGGCAAAAGAAGCGTGGGCTCAAGAAATGATTTTAAAAGTAAAAGAACCCGTAGCATCGGAATACGATTACTTTTATGAGGGACAAATCTTATTTACCTACTTGCACTTAGCGCCAGAGCGTGAATTAACGCAGGCATTAATAGATAAAAAAGTTGTAGGTATTGCCTATGAAACGGTTCAACTTGCAAATGGTTCACTACCTTTATTAACACCAATGAGTGAAGTAGCTGGTAAAATGGCAACACAAATTGGTGCGCAATATTTAGAGAAAAATCACGGTGGTAAAGGGATTTTACTAGGCGGTGTATCAGGTGTACAACGCGGTAAAGTAACAGTAATTGGTGGCGGAATCGCCGGAACAAACGCTGCGAAAATTGCAGTTGGTATGGGAGCAGACGTAACAGTTATTGATTTAAGTCCAGAACGTCTACGTCAATTAGAAGATATGTTTGGTCGCGATGTTCAAACATTAATGTCTAACCCGTATAATATTGCAGAATCTGTGAAACACTCAGATTTAGTTGTCGGTGCTGTTCTAATTCCTGGTGCAAAGGCTCCAAAGTTAGTTTCGGAAGAAATGATTCAATCGATGCAACCAGGTTCTGTTGTTGTGGATATTGCGATTGACCAAGGTGGAATTTTTGCGACATCTGATCGTGTTACAACACATGATGATCCAACGTATGTTAAACATGGGGTAGTCCACTATGCTGTTGCAAATATGCCAGGGGCTGTGCCACGTACTTCAACGATTGCTTTAACAAATAATACAATTCCTTATGCGTTGCAAATTGCCAATAAAGGCTATAAGCAAGCATGTATTGACAATCCTGCATTGAAAAAAGGTGTGAATGCATTAGAGGGGCATATTACTTATAAAGCGGTAGCAGAAGCACAAGGCTTGCCATATGTGAATGTGGATGAATTAATCCAATAA
- a CDS encoding M24 family metallopeptidase, translating to MSKVQEIQNYLQKNQIDAAFVTTPDNVYYVSGFKSNPHERLLGVMIFKEAEPFLICPQMEIPDAQAAGWSYEVIGHQDTDNAMDVLAQAIHKRNVNPSTFAIEKAQLIVERLEALQQSFPQAQFVRLDEKINAMRVIKDENELNKLRKAAQLADYAIEVGCKEIAEGKTEMEILTAIESAIQEKGCKMSFETMVLSGPKSASPHGKPGSRKIEKGDMVLFDLGVIYDGYCSDITRTVAFGEPSAPQKAIYNAVLAANTNAIAAVKPGVRAMDLDKIARDTITDAGFGEYFTHRLGHGLGISVHEFPSITGTNDMMMEEGMVFTIEPGVYKSDVTGVRIEDDVVVTKDGVEVLTKFPKDLIVL from the coding sequence ATGTCAAAAGTACAAGAAATCCAAAACTATTTACAAAAAAATCAAATTGATGCCGCATTCGTAACGACTCCCGATAATGTCTATTACGTATCAGGTTTTAAAAGTAATCCCCACGAACGATTACTAGGTGTGATGATTTTTAAAGAAGCAGAACCTTTTTTAATTTGTCCACAAATGGAAATTCCAGATGCACAAGCTGCCGGCTGGTCATATGAAGTAATCGGTCATCAAGATACAGATAATGCTATGGATGTTCTTGCACAAGCGATTCATAAGCGCAATGTAAATCCATCAACATTTGCGATTGAAAAAGCACAGCTTATCGTAGAACGTTTAGAAGCTTTACAACAATCATTTCCACAAGCTCAATTCGTACGCCTTGATGAAAAAATTAATGCAATGCGTGTGATTAAAGATGAAAATGAGTTAAATAAACTACGCAAAGCGGCTCAACTTGCCGATTATGCGATTGAAGTAGGTTGCAAAGAAATTGCTGAAGGTAAAACTGAAATGGAGATTTTAACTGCTATTGAAAGTGCTATTCAAGAAAAAGGCTGTAAAATGTCCTTTGAAACAATGGTATTAAGTGGACCAAAATCGGCTTCACCACATGGTAAACCTGGTTCACGTAAAATCGAAAAAGGCGATATGGTGTTATTTGATTTAGGGGTAATTTACGATGGTTATTGCTCTGATATTACACGTACAGTAGCTTTTGGTGAACCATCTGCTCCACAAAAGGCAATCTATAATGCTGTATTAGCGGCTAATACCAATGCCATTGCAGCTGTAAAGCCTGGCGTACGTGCAATGGATTTAGATAAAATTGCGCGCGATACTATTACAGACGCAGGATTTGGTGAATATTTCACACATCGACTTGGCCATGGGCTTGGCATTTCCGTTCATGAATTCCCATCTATTACAGGAACAAATGACATGATGATGGAAGAAGGCATGGTATTCACAATCGAACCTGGTGTTTACAAATCTGATGTGACAGGTGTTCGTATTGAGGATGATGTCGTGGTTACAAAAGATGGTGTGGAAGTATTAACAAAATTCCCTAAAGACTTAATCGTACTGTAA
- a CDS encoding metal-dependent hydrolase, whose translation MQISYHGHSVVKIQTNDKTILIDPFINGNSQTDLKVTDEAPDIILLTHGHNDHVGDTVELAKKKDALVIAPNELANWISWQGVKAHPMHIGGAKQFDFGKVKFTQAFHGSSYITENNEIIYMGMPAGVLLFIEGLTIYHAGDTALFSDMKLIGERHPIDIAFIPIGDNFTMGPEDAACAVEFLKPKIVVPIHYNTFPPIEQDPQIFANLVQNAEVQILKAGEKVNCS comes from the coding sequence ATGCAAATTAGTTATCATGGTCATTCTGTCGTTAAAATTCAGACAAATGATAAAACAATTTTAATTGACCCCTTCATTAATGGAAATAGCCAAACCGATTTGAAGGTTACAGATGAGGCGCCGGATATTATTTTACTTACACATGGGCATAATGATCATGTAGGGGATACGGTGGAACTTGCTAAGAAAAAGGACGCGCTAGTTATTGCACCAAATGAATTAGCAAACTGGATTTCATGGCAGGGTGTGAAAGCGCATCCAATGCATATTGGTGGAGCAAAACAGTTCGATTTTGGGAAGGTGAAGTTTACACAGGCTTTCCACGGCTCCTCTTATATAACAGAAAACAATGAAATCATTTACATGGGAATGCCTGCCGGTGTGCTATTATTTATCGAGGGATTAACGATTTATCATGCGGGGGATACAGCACTATTTAGCGATATGAAATTAATTGGTGAACGTCATCCAATTGATATAGCGTTTATACCAATTGGAGATAACTTTACGATGGGCCCTGAAGATGCTGCATGTGCTGTAGAATTTTTAAAACCAAAAATTGTTGTACCGATACATTATAATACATTCCCTCCGATTGAGCAGGATCCGCAAATTTTTGCAAATTTAGTGCAAAATGCAGAGGTTCAAATTTTAAAAGCTGGTGAAAAAGTAAACTGTTCCTAA
- a CDS encoding DRTGG domain-containing protein gives MSTKHEKILQYIESLPVGDKISVRQIAKEMQVSEGTAYRAIKEAENRRLVSSIERVGTIRIEKKKKENIERLTFAEIVNIVDGQVLGGKTGLHKTLTKFVIGAMQLEDMMRYTDAGSLLIVGNRIKAHENALRAGAAVLITGGFDTTDDNKQLADALDLPIISTSYDTFTVATMINRAIYDQLIKKDILFIEDIYVPMVETSVLRNDETIHHFHKLNERTTHGAFPVVTANNKLVGMITVKDVIGREEDELIEKVMTKNPIAGSMKMSVASAGHRMIWEGIDLLPIVNDDNVLQGVISRQDVLKALQLAQRQPQHGETIDDLVKNEMKVLGDEDLIVEFKVTPQMTNQYGAISYGAFTTLLAEVGSFALKRRKRGDAVAENMTIYFIKPVQMESTLTVKPRILDMSRKFVKMDFEVFNEQMLVGKAMMMFQLLER, from the coding sequence TTGTCAACAAAACATGAGAAGATTTTACAATACATCGAGTCACTACCCGTGGGCGATAAAATTTCAGTACGACAAATTGCAAAAGAAATGCAAGTTAGTGAGGGAACGGCTTACCGCGCTATAAAAGAAGCGGAAAATCGTCGCTTAGTAAGTTCTATTGAGCGTGTCGGAACAATTCGTATTGAAAAGAAAAAGAAAGAAAACATCGAACGGTTAACATTTGCCGAAATTGTTAATATTGTAGATGGCCAAGTATTAGGTGGTAAAACAGGTCTACATAAAACATTAACAAAATTTGTAATAGGTGCGATGCAATTAGAAGATATGATGCGTTATACAGATGCTGGTAGCTTACTTATCGTCGGAAACCGTATAAAAGCGCACGAAAATGCGCTACGTGCAGGTGCTGCTGTATTAATTACCGGTGGCTTTGACACAACAGATGATAATAAGCAACTTGCCGATGCACTGGATTTACCGATTATTTCTACTAGCTATGATACTTTTACCGTTGCCACGATGATTAACCGTGCTATTTATGACCAGTTAATTAAAAAAGATATTTTATTTATTGAGGATATCTATGTACCAATGGTTGAGACATCTGTATTACGCAATGATGAAACGATTCATCATTTCCACAAGTTGAATGAGCGTACAACACATGGTGCATTCCCAGTAGTAACTGCCAACAATAAATTGGTCGGAATGATCACTGTTAAAGACGTTATTGGTAGGGAAGAAGACGAGCTGATTGAAAAGGTTATGACGAAAAATCCAATCGCTGGTTCAATGAAAATGAGCGTCGCGTCTGCAGGGCACCGCATGATTTGGGAAGGAATCGATTTACTACCAATTGTCAATGACGATAATGTTCTACAAGGTGTAATTAGTCGTCAAGATGTGCTAAAAGCATTGCAACTTGCACAAAGACAGCCTCAGCACGGTGAAACAATTGATGATTTAGTAAAGAATGAGATGAAAGTGCTAGGCGATGAAGATTTAATCGTTGAGTTTAAAGTGACACCGCAAATGACAAACCAATATGGGGCTATTTCTTACGGAGCATTTACAACTTTACTAGCCGAAGTTGGGTCATTTGCATTAAAGCGTCGAAAACGTGGCGATGCAGTGGCAGAAAACATGACGATTTATTTCATTAAGCCTGTTCAAATGGAGAGCACACTTACTGTTAAGCCCCGCATTTTAGATATGAGTCGGAAGTTTGTTAAGATGGACTTCGAAGTATTTAATGAGCAAATGCTTGTCGGTAAGGCAATGATGATGTTCCAGCTATTGGAGCGTTAA
- a CDS encoding YtpI family protein, giving the protein MLNLIFVFAIIISFVFYFYFKTKQFRSPLPIAKNWYKSKANIGFGSFILAFSLNQAYLFPGMFTFIIVAILVILGIFVIVENIKKARHYGQFVDEEYRINR; this is encoded by the coding sequence ATGCTCAATTTAATTTTTGTCTTCGCAATTATCATATCATTTGTCTTTTATTTTTATTTTAAAACAAAACAGTTCCGTTCTCCATTACCTATTGCTAAAAATTGGTACAAAAGTAAGGCGAATATAGGCTTCGGTTCCTTTATTCTTGCATTTTCTTTAAACCAAGCTTACTTATTCCCTGGAATGTTTACATTTATCATTGTAGCAATTCTTGTGATATTAGGCATCTTTGTTATTGTAGAAAATATTAAAAAAGCTCGCCACTATGGTCAATTTGTGGATGAAGAATATCGTATCAACCGTTAA
- a CDS encoding DHH family phosphoesterase, with translation MKRQIIDTIAAYETIVIHRHVRPDPDAYGSQLGLKELILANYPDKKVYAVGQHDTSLSFLAEPDQIEDAVYENALVIVTDTANTERIDDQRYTKGKMVVKIDHHPNDDQYGDLLWVDTTASSCSEMIYELFETGKETLDWQLSDASARLLFAGIVGDTGRFQFPSTTVKTFRVAAELITYHFDRNQIFDGMYEMEQKLLTLQGYIYQNFIMDEHGAAYVKLTKELLAEFNVVPSEASLLVGCLGSVKGICAWVIFIEEEDQIRVRLRSKGPIINTLAKEFNGGGHPLASGATAYSWQEAERVTARLQEICQSYHS, from the coding sequence TTGAAAAGACAAATCATCGACACAATTGCTGCATATGAGACAATCGTTATACATCGCCATGTGCGTCCGGATCCGGATGCGTACGGATCACAATTAGGGTTAAAAGAATTGATTTTAGCCAATTATCCTGATAAAAAAGTGTACGCTGTAGGCCAGCACGATACGTCTTTGTCGTTTTTAGCAGAGCCCGATCAAATTGAGGATGCTGTTTATGAAAATGCTTTAGTTATTGTGACAGATACAGCGAATACGGAGCGTATTGATGATCAACGCTATACAAAAGGTAAGATGGTTGTAAAAATTGATCATCATCCGAATGATGACCAATACGGAGATTTATTGTGGGTAGATACAACAGCAAGTTCGTGCAGTGAAATGATTTACGAGCTTTTTGAAACAGGTAAAGAAACATTGGATTGGCAACTATCGGATGCTTCTGCTAGATTATTATTTGCTGGAATTGTAGGAGATACAGGGCGTTTCCAATTCCCAAGTACGACCGTAAAAACATTTAGAGTGGCAGCAGAGCTCATTACATATCATTTTGATCGAAATCAAATTTTCGATGGGATGTATGAAATGGAACAAAAACTGTTAACTTTACAAGGTTATATTTATCAAAACTTCATAATGGATGAACATGGAGCGGCGTATGTTAAACTGACTAAGGAATTACTTGCAGAATTTAACGTTGTGCCATCAGAGGCATCTTTATTAGTCGGTTGTTTAGGCAGTGTAAAGGGAATTTGTGCTTGGGTTATTTTCATAGAAGAGGAAGACCAAATTCGAGTTCGTCTCCGTTCTAAAGGTCCGATTATTAACACATTAGCAAAAGAATTTAATGGTGGGGGACACCCTCTTGCTTCAGGGGCAACCGCCTATTCATGGCAAGAAGCAGAGCGTGTCACTGCACGTTTACAAGAAATTTGTCAATCATATCATTCATAA
- the dnaE gene encoding DNA polymerase III subunit alpha, whose protein sequence is MTHVYTQMHTSADLLQSTIRLEQLIPFLQEQNTQACAIVNSKLYGLLPFCQAMQQANIHAVIGLTIKVQWDEKTIPLVLYAQTQEGYQHLLKISSAVSIRQDEVLPWKWLEGYAAGCIALLSTVEIADRAEWQAMTSALQQVFGKRLYVGIARPGGIRADNEAMIAQWCEAENIAIVATQRCYFLRPEDHFAYEVARAIDTGEKLQNTMLTAHLEHYFVPTEEQWKGWFGDRLEWLEASASMLASCVAKIPETHVQMPTFPVQEGETAEDLLVKEAFLGLAARLKVAELPVSYRERLQYELGIICSMGYADYFLIVADFMHFAKEQRILTGPGRGSSASSLVAFSLSITQVDPLAYGLLFERFLNPERVTLPDIDIDFVDSKRHQVIQYVVQKYGKANVAQIITFGTLSAKAVARDVARVFGFEAEVMEKISKMIPNKPGMTLHRAVAESPNFQTWLAENEYHQRWYEVALKLEGLPRNSSTHAAGVVLAPTPLVNTIPIEDGHDGVYITQWPMGDVEARGLVKMDFLGLRNLTILEQVRWSIYKTGGPWIEFDLIPMHDELTFQLLQKGDTVGIFQLESEGMKQALRDIHPTHFLDIVAVNALYRPGPMEFIPVYARRKAGKEQVTMPHPLLEPILRETFGVIVYQEQIMHIAATMAGFTMGQADLLRRAVSKKNRDILDEQQAAFVNGALNQGFDRHIAEDVYALIVRFADYGFPKSHAVAYSVISYQMAYLKAHYPQSFYAALLTNATGNTEKIQQLVAEAKDKGIPFYPPSLLHSTKFFLVEKDGIRFSLSGVKGVPHTFIEKVMAVRKTNPAAFHNLFDLAVALSAQHFKPKVMETLVYAGVLDYLGKDRAVLVATLEAALMHAELLRPTEDVDIETATAFTFGKPKYMQAEAMPQKEKLQHEKESLGFYISAHPVSEVRNYWADVNITCAELKHAREGMYVKMIGLIEEVKKIRTKKGEQMAFVQLQDEFGTVSVTLFPQVFQLVQEMLLEDGLLYIEGTLEKRFGKPQVKVKHAQSTEKL, encoded by the coding sequence TTGACACATGTATATACACAAATGCATACGAGCGCGGATTTATTGCAAAGCACGATTCGGCTTGAACAATTGATCCCTTTTTTACAAGAGCAAAATACGCAGGCCTGTGCAATTGTCAATTCGAAATTGTACGGGCTTTTGCCTTTTTGTCAAGCGATGCAGCAAGCAAATATTCATGCGGTAATAGGGCTTACAATAAAGGTCCAGTGGGATGAAAAAACAATTCCGCTTGTGCTGTATGCGCAAACACAGGAAGGTTATCAGCATCTACTAAAGATTAGTAGTGCTGTTTCTATTCGACAAGACGAGGTATTGCCTTGGAAATGGCTTGAAGGCTATGCGGCAGGATGTATAGCGCTACTGTCGACGGTTGAAATAGCCGATAGAGCAGAGTGGCAAGCAATGACAAGTGCGCTACAGCAAGTGTTTGGAAAACGTCTATATGTAGGGATCGCAAGACCAGGAGGAATAAGAGCAGACAATGAAGCGATGATTGCGCAGTGGTGTGAAGCCGAAAATATTGCCATTGTAGCCACGCAACGTTGCTATTTTTTACGACCAGAAGACCATTTTGCTTATGAAGTAGCTAGAGCAATCGATACAGGGGAAAAGCTTCAAAACACGATGCTAACAGCGCATTTAGAACACTATTTTGTACCAACTGAGGAACAGTGGAAAGGTTGGTTTGGAGATCGTTTAGAATGGCTTGAAGCAAGTGCCAGCATGCTTGCTAGCTGTGTTGCAAAAATTCCAGAAACGCATGTTCAAATGCCTACATTCCCTGTACAAGAGGGAGAAACAGCCGAAGACTTGCTTGTCAAAGAGGCATTTTTAGGCTTAGCTGCACGTTTGAAGGTGGCTGAGCTACCTGTATCATATCGAGAGCGACTCCAATATGAGCTTGGAATCATCTGTTCAATGGGCTATGCTGATTATTTTTTAATTGTTGCAGATTTTATGCATTTTGCCAAAGAACAGCGTATTTTAACTGGGCCAGGTCGTGGATCTTCCGCAAGTTCACTCGTTGCTTTTAGTCTCTCTATAACACAGGTCGACCCACTCGCCTATGGTTTATTATTTGAACGCTTTTTAAATCCTGAGCGTGTTACACTGCCAGATATCGATATTGACTTTGTGGACAGTAAACGACATCAAGTCATTCAATACGTCGTACAAAAATATGGCAAGGCTAATGTTGCACAAATTATTACTTTTGGTACTTTGTCTGCGAAAGCAGTAGCAAGAGATGTGGCGCGTGTTTTTGGGTTTGAGGCTGAAGTGATGGAAAAAATATCGAAAATGATCCCCAATAAACCAGGGATGACTTTGCACAGAGCGGTGGCAGAATCACCAAACTTTCAAACTTGGTTAGCGGAAAATGAATACCATCAACGTTGGTATGAAGTGGCATTAAAACTAGAAGGCCTGCCGAGAAATTCTTCTACCCATGCAGCGGGTGTTGTGTTAGCACCGACACCTTTAGTGAATACAATTCCAATAGAAGATGGTCATGATGGTGTGTATATTACGCAGTGGCCGATGGGGGATGTGGAGGCGCGTGGGCTTGTAAAGATGGACTTTTTAGGGTTGCGCAATTTAACAATTTTAGAGCAAGTACGTTGGTCTATTTATAAAACTGGAGGGCCATGGATAGAATTTGACCTTATTCCAATGCATGACGAGCTGACGTTCCAGTTGCTTCAAAAGGGTGATACAGTTGGTATTTTTCAGCTAGAATCGGAAGGGATGAAACAAGCATTACGTGATATTCATCCAACCCATTTTTTGGATATTGTAGCTGTCAATGCACTTTACCGTCCAGGCCCAATGGAATTTATCCCTGTGTACGCTAGACGGAAAGCAGGCAAGGAACAAGTAACGATGCCCCATCCGTTGTTGGAACCAATTTTACGCGAAACATTTGGTGTTATTGTTTATCAGGAGCAAATCATGCACATTGCTGCAACGATGGCAGGTTTTACAATGGGGCAGGCGGATTTATTGCGTCGTGCGGTGAGTAAGAAAAATCGTGATATTTTAGACGAGCAACAAGCGGCCTTTGTCAATGGGGCATTGAACCAAGGTTTTGATCGACATATTGCAGAAGATGTCTATGCGCTAATTGTCCGCTTTGCAGACTATGGCTTCCCAAAAAGTCATGCTGTTGCCTATAGTGTCATCTCGTATCAAATGGCGTATTTAAAAGCACATTATCCGCAAAGTTTTTATGCTGCTTTATTAACAAATGCAACGGGAAATACGGAAAAAATTCAGCAACTTGTAGCGGAAGCGAAAGATAAAGGAATTCCATTTTATCCACCTTCGCTGTTGCACAGTACAAAATTCTTTTTAGTTGAAAAGGATGGAATTCGCTTTAGTTTATCCGGCGTTAAAGGTGTGCCGCACACGTTTATAGAGAAGGTAATGGCAGTACGCAAAACAAATCCAGCTGCTTTTCATAATTTATTTGATTTGGCAGTCGCTTTAAGTGCACAACATTTCAAACCGAAAGTAATGGAAACTTTAGTTTATGCAGGTGTGCTCGATTATCTAGGTAAGGATCGTGCGGTGCTCGTAGCTACTTTAGAGGCGGCGCTAATGCATGCAGAACTATTGCGTCCAACAGAAGATGTAGATATAGAAACGGCAACTGCGTTTACTTTTGGGAAACCAAAGTATATGCAAGCAGAAGCGATGCCCCAGAAGGAAAAACTCCAGCATGAAAAAGAAAGTCTAGGCTTTTATATATCAGCTCATCCTGTTTCAGAAGTAAGAAATTACTGGGCAGATGTGAATATTACATGTGCAGAACTGAAGCATGCACGTGAGGGAATGTATGTAAAAATGATTGGACTGATTGAAGAAGTAAAAAAAATCCGAACGAAAAAAGGAGAGCAGATGGCTTTTGTCCAACTTCAAGATGAGTTTGGTACAGTATCTGTGACATTATTCCCGCAAGTATTTCAACTCGTACAGGAAATGTTGCTGGAAGATGGGTTACTCTATATTGAAGGCACGCTGGAAAAACGTTTTGGGAAACCACAAGTGAAAGTAAAACATGCACAATCGACTGAAAAATTATGA
- a CDS encoding FadR/GntR family transcriptional regulator: MDKQTEQKKVFLEIVQQLRQLIRMEKIQAGEKLPSERVLSERLGVGRSSVREALRSLELLGLIETRHGGGTFLALTHKHQLVEVLSMFILEDEKSKKDVELTRQIHEKEAIRVISCTEILRTLPVWDSFFVKLEIEGTVNCRDVLREIIITSGNRLSLKIWFQLAAYDGDRLNRNSTEDEKLILQTMLKSMQLGYEKEALRAYEQWMGTGQTF; the protein is encoded by the coding sequence ATGGATAAACAAACCGAACAAAAAAAAGTGTTTTTAGAAATCGTTCAGCAATTGCGTCAACTGATTCGAATGGAAAAAATTCAAGCTGGAGAAAAGCTTCCTTCTGAACGTGTATTATCAGAAAGGTTAGGTGTTGGGCGATCCTCTGTAAGGGAGGCACTGCGCAGTTTAGAGTTACTTGGACTCATCGAGACACGCCATGGTGGAGGTACATTCCTTGCCTTAACACATAAGCATCAGCTTGTAGAAGTACTGTCGATGTTTATATTAGAAGATGAAAAATCAAAAAAAGATGTCGAATTAACGCGACAAATTCATGAAAAGGAAGCAATTCGCGTAATAAGTTGTACAGAGATTCTTCGTACACTACCTGTGTGGGACAGTTTTTTTGTGAAGCTGGAGATTGAAGGAACAGTCAATTGTCGCGATGTGTTACGAGAAATAATTATTACATCAGGCAATCGGCTTTCGCTGAAAATCTGGTTTCAACTTGCAGCTTATGACGGTGACCGTTTAAATCGAAACTCAACGGAAGATGAAAAACTTATCCTTCAAACAATGTTGAAATCGATGCAGCTTGGTTATGAAAAAGAAGCTTTACGAGCTTACGAGCAGTGGATGGGTACTGGTCAAACTTTTTAG
- the accD gene encoding acetyl-CoA carboxylase, carboxyltransferase subunit beta, whose protein sequence is MAIRDIFSANRKKKQDGQEKAFPEGLMTKCPECRHIQLTKELEKHHKVCTKCGHHFKMTAQERVADFLDEGSFVSMDDHLQTSNPLNFPAYVEKINADQQKTGLNEAVLTGLGTLDGEEIVVAIMDSHFRMGSMGSVVGEKITRAVEKATALRVPFIIFTASGGARMQEGVLSLMQMAKTSVALKRHSDQGLLFISILTHPTTGGVSASFASVGDINIAEPQALIGFAGRRVIEETVREKLPNDFQTAEFLLEHGQLDAIFHRKDLRKQVAVLVKMHTKGGVQHV, encoded by the coding sequence ATGGCAATACGCGACATATTTAGCGCAAATCGAAAAAAGAAACAGGATGGTCAAGAAAAGGCATTTCCAGAAGGACTCATGACAAAATGTCCAGAATGCCGCCATATCCAGTTAACAAAAGAATTAGAGAAGCATCACAAAGTATGCACGAAATGTGGTCACCATTTTAAAATGACGGCACAGGAGCGTGTAGCAGACTTTTTAGATGAAGGTTCGTTCGTTTCGATGGACGATCATTTACAAACAAGCAATCCACTAAATTTCCCTGCCTATGTAGAGAAAATTAATGCGGATCAACAAAAAACAGGCCTAAATGAAGCGGTATTGACAGGGTTAGGCACACTGGATGGGGAAGAGATCGTCGTTGCCATTATGGATTCGCATTTCCGTATGGGGTCAATGGGTTCTGTTGTTGGAGAAAAGATAACACGCGCTGTTGAAAAAGCAACAGCATTACGTGTACCATTTATTATTTTTACTGCAAGTGGTGGCGCACGAATGCAAGAAGGTGTTTTATCGTTAATGCAAATGGCAAAAACGAGTGTGGCGTTAAAACGTCATAGCGATCAAGGGCTATTATTTATTTCGATTTTAACGCACCCAACGACAGGCGGTGTTTCTGCAAGTTTTGCCTCAGTGGGGGATATTAATATTGCAGAACCTCAAGCACTAATCGGCTTTGCTGGTAGACGTGTAATTGAAGAAACAGTAAGAGAAAAACTACCAAATGATTTCCAAACAGCAGAATTTTTATTAGAACATGGTCAACTAGATGCCATCTTCCATCGCAAAGATTTACGTAAACAAGTGGCTGTGCTTGTAAAAATGCATACGAAGGGTGGCGTACAACATGTCTAA